The following DNA comes from Mycobacteriales bacterium.
AGTGGTCGAGGTCGGCGGCGATGCGTTCGGCGGCCTCGGCGACCTGCTCGTTCTTCCCCGCGACCACGACGTGCACGTCGGCCGGTGCGACTGCACGCGGCCAGACGAGACCGCGGTCGTCGTACCGCTGCTCCGCGAGCGCTGCGACCGCGCGGGAGACGCCGATTCCGTAGGAGCCCATGGTGATCCGGATCGGGGCACCGTCGGGCCCGAGCGCGTCGAGGGAGAAGACGTCGGCGTACTTGCGGCCGAGCTGGAAGATGTGGCCGATCTCGATGCCCTGCGCGACCACCAGCACACCGCCGCAGCGGGCGCACCGGTCGTCGGCGCGGATCGTGGCGGCGCCGATCTCGCCGTCCGGGATGAAGTCGCGGTCGCGCACGACGTCGGCGGCGTGCTGATCGCGCCGGTTGGCCCCGGTCACCCAGGCGGTGCCCGCGGCGACCAGCGGATCGACGAGGTAGCGCACGCCCAGTTCGCGCAGGATCTGCGGACCGATGTAGCCGGGCACGAGCCCCGGCTGGGCCGCCAGGTCGGCCGGCTCGGCGTAGGCGACCTCGAGCGGGTCGAGGCCGGCGGCCAACCGCTTCAGATCGACCTCGCGGTCACCCGGGACCCCGACCACGAGCAGCTCCCACTCCGGCTTGGTCGCGTGCCGGGTCTTGAGGACGACGTTCTTCAGCGTGTCGCCGGCGGTGAAGTCCCGGCCGAGGCCGAGCGCGTTCAGCCGCGCGACGAGGGTGTCGATCGTGGGCGTGTCCGGGGTGTCGAGCACGGCGGCGGCCGGATGCGCCTGCGGGTCCCGCGCCGCTGGGACGGCCACCTCAGCGGCTTCGGCGTTCGCGGCGTAGTCGCAGCCGGTGCACCGCACGAAGGTGTCCTCGCCGAAGTCCGACGGCGCGAGGAACTCCTCGGACGCCGAGCCGCCCATTGCGCCGGAGATTGCCGAGACGATCCGGTAGTCGAACCCGAGACGGTCGAAGATCCGGATGTAGGCGCCTCGGTGCCGCGCGTAGGACTCCCGCAGCCCGGCGTCGTCGAGGTCGAATGAGTAGGAGTCCTTCATGACGAACTCGCGGCCCCGCAGGATCCCGGCGCGCGGGCGGGCTTCGTCCCGGAACTTGGTCTGGATCTGGTAGAGGGCGAGTGGATAGTCCTTGTATGAGCTGAACTCACCCTTTACCAGGAGGGTGAACAGCTCCTCGTGCGTCGGCCCGAGCACGTAGCGCGCATCCCTGCGATCCGCGAGCCGGAACAGCAGGTCCCCGTAGTCCTCGTCCCGCCCGCTGTCCCGGTAGAGCTCGCGCGGGAGCAGGGCGGGAAGGCCCACCTCCTGCGCACCGATCGCGTCCATCTCCTCGCGGACGATCCGTTCGACGTTGGCCAGCACCCGGCGGCCGAGCGGCAGCCAGGCGTAGATACCGGGCGCGACCCGGCGGACGTAGCCGGCGCGGACGAGCAGCCGGTGGCTCGGTGTCTCGGCGTCGGCCGGGTCCTGGCGGAGGGTCCGCAGGAACAGCGTCGACATCCTGGTGATCACGGTGGTCCCCTCGTACGTCGACCCTCGCGCCGCCGGCCGGGAATGCCGACGATCCGCACGGGCTTGAAATCGAAAACTGTCACACCCTGATGGGAGCGTCGTCGCCGGGTCGAGGGAAATTTCCTGCGCTGTGACCCGCGAGATGGAAAAGTTAGTTGCGGCTCGCCGATCCGGCGTCTTACCGTGGACTAGCAAAACGAGACCGTTTCGTTTCTCCGGAGTCGGCATGCTGAACAGATCGTCACGTTCGTCGGGCGGCGACGCCCCGGGCCAGCAGGCGCCCCGGCCCGGTCGTCCGCTGGACCATTCCCGGGACGAGGCGATCCTCGCTGCCGCACTCGAGCTGGTCGGCGAGGTCGGCTACGACCAGACGTCGATGGACGCCATCGCCGCCCGGGCCGGGGTCAGCAAGGCCACGATCTACCGGCGGTGGGACTCCAAGGCACCGCTGGTCGTGGAGGCGGTGCGGTCCCGCCACCACGACACCCCTGTCCTCGTCGACACCGGCGACGTCCGCTCCGATCTGCTGGCCGGTGTCCGGGCGATGACGGCGTCGATCTGCCACGAGGACGTCGAGCTCATGGCCGGCCTGCTGGTCGCCATGCGGTCCGATCCGGAGCTGGCCGACCTGCTCCGGGAACAGATGATTCTCGGCAAGCAGGACGCCTCCCGAGCCTGGACGAGGCGATGTATCGAACGCGGCGAGTTGCCGCCCGACGCCGACGGCGATCTCTTCCACGAGGTCGCGCCGGCAATGGTGTTCATGCGGCTCCTGGTCTCCCAGCAGCCGTGCGACGAGGCGTTCACCGTGCGCATCGTCGACGACGTGTTGCTCCCCCTGCTCACCCGGTCCACCGGACACACCTCACCTGCGACGACAAGGACCTCGGAATGACCAACAACATCGATGCCGCTAACGCCGGCGGTCGACATCGCTCCGGCGCAGAGCCCGGCTCACGCCGCTGGCTCGCGCTCGCCGTCATCGCGGTGGCGCAGCTCATGGTGGTGCTCGACGCCTCGATCGTGACCATCGCGCTGCCGTCGGCACAGAAGGCCCTACAGATCTCCGACGTCAACCGGCAGTGGGTGGTCACGGCCTACACCCTCGCCTTCGGCGGGTTACTGCTGCTCGGCGGCCGGATCGCCGACTACGTCGGACGAAAGCGCACCTTCGTGATCGGGCTGCTCGGCTTCGCGGTCGCCTCCGCGCTCGGCGGCATCGCGCAGAACGCCCCCATGCTCTACGGCGCCCGCGCGCTGCAGGGTGCCTTCGCCGCGCTGCTCGCCCCCGCGGCCCTGTCCCTGATCACCGTGACCTTCACCGACGCCAAGGAGCGGGCCCGGGCGTTCAGCGTCTACGGCGCGATCGCCGGTGGTGGCGCCGCGATCGGCCTGATCCTCGGCGGCGTCCTCACCGAATACGCGTCGTGGCGGTGGTGCCTGCTGGTCAACACGCCGATCGCCATCGCGACCGCCATCGCGGCCGTCGCGATCGTCGGCGAGAGCCGGGCGCAGGGCAATACGAAGTACGACATCCCCGGCGTCGTGCTCGGCTCGGGAGGACTGCTCGCACTGATCTACGGGTTCACCGAGGCGGCCAAGGTCGGCGTCGGCTGGGGTGCCCCGCTGACCGTCGCGCTGCTGGCGCTCTCGGTCGTGATGCTGGTCGGATTCGTGGTGGTCGAGGCCCGCTCGGCCGAGCCGTTGCTGCCGTTGCGGATCGTGCTCGACCGCAACCGAGGCGGCTCGTTCCTCGCGTCGCTGCTCGTCGGGGCCGGGCTGTTCGCGATGTTCCTGTTCCTGACCTACTACTTCCAGATCAACCTGGGCTACAGCGCCCTGAAGACCGGGTTCGCGTTCCTGCCGTTCAGCCTCGGGATCATCTTCACCGCGGGGTTGGTGTCCAACATCCTGCCGCGCACCGGTCCGAAGCCGTTGATGGTGATCGGCACCGCCATGGCGACGGTGGGTCTGCTGACCTTCCTCGGCATCTCGGACACCTCGTCCTGGCTGACCCATGTGCTGCCCGGCGAGATCCTGATGTCGGTCGGCCTGGCGCTGGTCTTCGTCCCGCTGTCGAGCCTGGCGCTGCTCGGCGTCGGCAACCACGACGCGGGGGCCGCGAGTGCGGTGCTCAACACGACGCAACAGGTCGGTGGCTCCCTCGGCACGGCGCTGCTCAACACGCTCTACGCCAGCGCCGTGACGGGCTACCTGGTCGCCAACGTGCACGCGCCGTCGCAGCTCGCCGCGGAGAAGCCGCTGGCGTTCATCCACGGCTACCACGTGGCGTTCACGGCCGGGGCGATCCTGCTCGGGCTGGCCTGCGTCGTCATCGTCGTGCTGGTCAAGGCGGGGAAGGACGAGACGCCGACCGCCATGCCGGTGCCCGAGCCGGAGGCGGAGGCGGTGGGCAGCGCCTGACGGCGTCAGACCCCGCGAGTCCCTGACGACGGGCCGCCGGCCGCGATGAGTTCGATCGCGGCCAGCGGCCCGTCGCAGGTGTGGTCGGGTTTGAAGGCCGGCTGCTCCCAGGCCCGGCCGAGGTCGATCCACACCGAACGCAGGCCGGTGAGGACGGCGCCGCCGATGTCGGCCACCGGGTTGTCGCCGACCATCCAGGTGTCGACTCCGAGCTGTTCGCCGCAGGCCCGTGCGGCCCGGCGGAAGATCTCCGGATTGGGTTTGGCGACCTCCTCGACCTCGGAGATGGCCCAGCCGTCGACGATCCGGTCGAGCCCGGTGCCGGTGATCTTGTCCAGCTGCGACGGCGCGCCGTTGGTCACGATCCCGACCGCCCACCCGGCCGACCTCAGCCCGGCCAGCGCGTCGCGCACCGCCGGATCGCAGCGGTAGCCGGCGACGTAGGCCGGCGTGTAGGCCTCGGTGAGCTCGGCCACCGTCGGCGTCAGCCCGAGCCGCTCCCTGGCCATGGCGAAGAACTGCGACCGCGGTCGCAGGCCCGACTCGTCGATGTCGAGCAGATACGCCGACCCCCCGTCATCCACCTGGTGCTCGGCGGAGAAACCGCGGACCCACCGGGCGAACGCGTCGGCCCGGTCGCACAGCGTGTCGTCGAGATCGAAGAGGGCGAGCGGCCTCATCGCTTGGCCGCGCTGTCAGCGGTGGACAGTGCCGCGATGAACGCCTCCTGCGGCACCTCGACCCGGCCGACGACCTTCATCCGCTTCTTGCCCTCCTTCTGCTTCTCCAGCAGCTTGCGCTTGCGGGTGATGTCGCCGCCGTAGCACTTCGCGAGCACGTCCTTGCGCATCGCGCGGATGTTCTCCCGCGCGATCACCCGCGATCCGATCGCCGCCTGGATGGGAACCTCGAACTGTTGGCGCGGGATCAGCTCGCGCAGCTTCTGCGTCATCTGTACGCCGTAGGTGTAGGCCTTGTCCCGGTGCACGATCGCGCTGAACGCGTCGACCGGCTCACCCTGCAGCAGGATGTCGACCTTGACCAGGTCGGCCGGGGCCTCGCCGCCCGGCTCGTAGTCCAGCGACGCGAACCCGCGGGTGCGCGACTTCAGGGTGTCGAAGAAATCGAAGATGATCTCGCCGAGCGGCATCGTGTAGCGCAGCTCCACCCGGGACTCGGACAGATAGTCCATCCCCAGCAGGGTCCCGCGGCGCGACTGGCACAGCTCCATGATCGCCCCGATGTATTCACTAGGCGCGATCAGCATCGACGTGACCATCGGCTCGTACACCGTGTCGATCTTGCCGTCCGGCCAGTCGCTCGGGTTGGTCACGACCCGTTCGGTGCCGTCTTCGAGGACGACCCGATAGACGACGTTGGGCGCTGTCGAGATCAGTTCGAGGTCGAACTCGCGCTCCAGCCGCTCCCGCACGATCTCCAGGTGCAGCAGGCCGAGGAAGCCGCAGCGGTAACCGAAGCCGAGCGCGGTCGAGGACTCCGGCTCGTAGACCAGGGCGGCGTCGTTGAGCTTCAGCCGGTCGAGCGCGTCGCGCAGCAGCGGGTAGTCCGAGCCGTCCAGCGGATAGAGCCCGGAGTAGACCATCGGCTTCGGGTCGCGGTAGCCGCCCAGCGCGTGTTCGGCCGGACTGCGCGCGTCGGTGACGGTGTCGCCGACCCGCGAGTGCCGGACGTCCTTCACGCCGGTGATCAGGTAGCCGACCTCCCCCATCGACAGTTCCGTGGTGGCCTTCGGCTCCGGGGAGATCACGCCGATCTCGAGCAACTCGTGCGTCTCGGCGGTGGCCATCATCTTGACCCGCTGGCGGGCATCGATGTGCCCGTCGACCACCCGGACGTAGGTGATGACACCGCGGTAGATGTCGTAGATCGAGTCGAAGATCAGCGCGCGGGGCGGCCCGTCCGGGTCGCCGGTCGGCGCCGGCACGTCCCGCACGATCTGGTCGAGGAGTTCGACGACGCCCTCACCCGTCTTCGCGCTCACCCGGAGCACCTCGTCGGGCCGACAGCCGATGATGTGCGCGAGCTCGTCGGCGTAACGGTCCGGCTGGGCCGCCGGCAGGTCGATCTTGTTCAGCACCGGGATGATGTGCAGGTCGTTCTCGAGCGCCAGGTAGAGGTTGGCGAGGGTCTGGGCCTCGATCCCCTGCGCCGCGTCGACGAGCAGTACGGCGCCCTCGCAGGCGGCCAGCGAGCGGGACACCTCGTAGGTGAAGTCGACGTGGCCGGGCGTGTCGATGAGGTCGAGCACGTGTCCGCGCCAGGGCAGGCGCACGTTCTGCGCCTTGATCGTGATGCCGCGCTCACGCTCGATGTCCATCCGGTCGAGGTACTGCGCCCGCATGTTGCGGGCCTCGACGATGCCGGTCACGTCGAGCATCCGATCGGCCAACGTCGACTTGCCGTGGTCGATGTGGGCGATGATGCAGAAGTTCCGGATGACGGTCGGGTCGGTGTGCGACCCGGTCTGCGCAGCGGAGGTCACGGGTTCCATCTCGTCGGTCGGAGAGTCCGCCACCATGGTCGCACGGACGTCGGGCCGTCCCGGCGAGCGCAGCGTTCCGGACAAGTAGGCTATCTGGGGCAGCGCTCGCTTTTGGGTGACCCGTCCGCCGGCTGCTATCCTTGCTCCTCGGCGCGGCACGTGTGCGCGCCATGACCATCCCAGACCATCTGACCGAGGCTGCCGCGTGGCGAATATCAAGTCCCAGATCAAGCGCATCAAGACCAACGAGAAGGACCGGCTGCGCAACAAGTCGGTCAAGTCCTCGTTGCGGACCGCCGTACGCCGCTTCCACGAGGCCGCGGCGGCCGGCGACGCCGACGCCGCCCGGACCGCCGAGCGGCGGGCCGCCCAGATGCTCGACAAGGCCGCCAGCAAGGGCGTCATCCACAAGAACCAGGCGGCCAACCGCAAGTCCGCGATCGGCAAGCGGGCTGCCTCGCTGTAAGGCACATCCGCTCCACCGGCGCCGTCCCCCATCCGGGGGCGGCGCCGTTCTGCGTCCCGCGCTACCCACGGGGATCAGGTGCTGTCCGACCGCCCGCAGGACCCGGACGGCCGGAGGGCCGGGCCGGCTCTTGCCGAGATGCGAGGTAATGGGGCGTCTTCCTGCGGCGGCTGGATTGTGCGTGATTGTCTGACCCTCGTGGGAGTCGCGGCGGCTGGTCGCGTCCCGTGCCGACCGGCTCCAGACCAGCCCTGCTGAAGCCGGCTAGGCAGGCGGCCGGGGCAGCGGAGTCGGGAGGAACTTGCCGGATGTTCCTGTCGCTGGTCAACGCGGTGCCGATCGGCGTGCTGGTCGCGATCGTCGTGGTCTTGGTCGTCGGCCTTGTTTTACTGGGTGTCCGGCTGGTCAGGCGATTCGTCCCTGCCACGAGAGACGGTTTCGACGCCGAGGTCTCGTCCCAACTGCTCGGCGTCGTTGCCACCCTTTTCGGACTGTTGCTGGCCTTCGTCGTCGTGATCACGTTCCAGGCCTACGGTGACGCAGGTGCGACCTCGCGCCAGGAGGCCGGGGGCATCGCCCAGATCGTCCGCGACAGCCAGGCCTTCTCGCCGGCTGACCGGGCAGCCGTGAGTGCAGCATGCGGAGAATACGTCCGAGCCGTGGTCGACGACGAGTGGCCGCAACTGCGCAACGGTGGCAGCAGCGCCCGCGCAGCGGCCGCGATCAACAACCTCTACCGGGCCATGCAGCAGGTGAAACCGACCACCGCAGCAGGGTCAGCCTTCTACGAGGACGCCGTGGGAGGCCTGAACGACGTCCTTTCCGCCCGCCGCAGCCGGCTCGCTGATGCGGAAGGGGGCCTGTCCGCGCCGATAGTCGGGCTTATTGTGCTCGGCTCGGTCGTCATCCTCGGGTACACCAGCCTCGTCGGCTCGCGAAGCGCCTTCTTCCACACCGTCGGCGCCGGCGCGATCGCCCTTCTGATTGTCTTCTCCCTCGTCGTCCTCATCGCCTACAACTACCCCTTCTCAGGCAGCCTGGCGATCGGCACGACTCCCTATCGCAGCGGCATCCTCGCCCAGTACTTCCAGCACCACCCATAGGAAGGGAGCGTCCTATCACCCTCTTGGGGTGAGTTAGGCGGGCGGCCTCCCGCGTTACGGTCTGGTCGCGGAGGGGAGCCGGTGATGAGTATTCCGACGGCAGGTGCCCCGCCCAGACGTCGGGTTCACTATCACCTCGAGTCGGGCCTGGAGCAGATGAGCCGGGCGGAGCGTGTCGCACGGGGCAAAGTAGCGCGGGCGGCGGTCCCGCGGGAAACTCATGCGTTCTTCGAACCGCGGCCGGACCGGCCGGATCCGGTGGGACTGCTCGAGGATCAGGCGAAGTCGCGGCTACCGGAACTGGTGCCCGTCCGCCGGGGCCGGATGATGCTCTCCCCGTTCACCTTCTTCCGCGGCGCGGCGCTGCCGATGGCCAGCGATCTGGACAGCACTCCGGTTGCCGGGCTGGCCGTGCAGGCGTGCGGGGACGCGCACCTG
Coding sequences within:
- a CDS encoding HAD-IA family hydrolase; translated protein: MRPLALFDLDDTLCDRADAFARWVRGFSAEHQVDDGGSAYLLDIDESGLRPRSQFFAMARERLGLTPTVAELTEAYTPAYVAGYRCDPAVRDALAGLRSAGWAVGIVTNGAPSQLDKITGTGLDRIVDGWAISEVEEVAKPNPEIFRRAARACGEQLGVDTWMVGDNPVADIGGAVLTGLRSVWIDLGRAWEQPAFKPDHTCDGPLAAIELIAAGGPSSGTRGV
- a CDS encoding MFS transporter, encoding MTNNIDAANAGGRHRSGAEPGSRRWLALAVIAVAQLMVVLDASIVTIALPSAQKALQISDVNRQWVVTAYTLAFGGLLLLGGRIADYVGRKRTFVIGLLGFAVASALGGIAQNAPMLYGARALQGAFAALLAPAALSLITVTFTDAKERARAFSVYGAIAGGGAAIGLILGGVLTEYASWRWCLLVNTPIAIATAIAAVAIVGESRAQGNTKYDIPGVVLGSGGLLALIYGFTEAAKVGVGWGAPLTVALLALSVVMLVGFVVVEARSAEPLLPLRIVLDRNRGGSFLASLLVGAGLFAMFLFLTYYFQINLGYSALKTGFAFLPFSLGIIFTAGLVSNILPRTGPKPLMVIGTAMATVGLLTFLGISDTSSWLTHVLPGEILMSVGLALVFVPLSSLALLGVGNHDAGAASAVLNTTQQVGGSLGTALLNTLYASAVTGYLVANVHAPSQLAAEKPLAFIHGYHVAFTAGAILLGLACVVIVVLVKAGKDETPTAMPVPEPEAEAVGSA
- the lepA gene encoding translation elongation factor 4 — protein: MTSAAQTGSHTDPTVIRNFCIIAHIDHGKSTLADRMLDVTGIVEARNMRAQYLDRMDIERERGITIKAQNVRLPWRGHVLDLIDTPGHVDFTYEVSRSLAACEGAVLLVDAAQGIEAQTLANLYLALENDLHIIPVLNKIDLPAAQPDRYADELAHIIGCRPDEVLRVSAKTGEGVVELLDQIVRDVPAPTGDPDGPPRALIFDSIYDIYRGVITYVRVVDGHIDARQRVKMMATAETHELLEIGVISPEPKATTELSMGEVGYLITGVKDVRHSRVGDTVTDARSPAEHALGGYRDPKPMVYSGLYPLDGSDYPLLRDALDRLKLNDAALVYEPESSTALGFGYRCGFLGLLHLEIVRERLEREFDLELISTAPNVVYRVVLEDGTERVVTNPSDWPDGKIDTVYEPMVTSMLIAPSEYIGAIMELCQSRRGTLLGMDYLSESRVELRYTMPLGEIIFDFFDTLKSRTRGFASLDYEPGGEAPADLVKVDILLQGEPVDAFSAIVHRDKAYTYGVQMTQKLRELIPRQQFEVPIQAAIGSRVIARENIRAMRKDVLAKCYGGDITRKRKLLEKQKEGKKRMKVVGRVEVPQEAFIAALSTADSAAKR
- the rpsT gene encoding 30S ribosomal protein S20, coding for MANIKSQIKRIKTNEKDRLRNKSVKSSLRTAVRRFHEAAAAGDADAARTAERRAAQMLDKAASKGVIHKNQAANRKSAIGKRAASL
- a CDS encoding TetR/AcrR family transcriptional regulator, translating into MLNRSSRSSGGDAPGQQAPRPGRPLDHSRDEAILAAALELVGEVGYDQTSMDAIAARAGVSKATIYRRWDSKAPLVVEAVRSRHHDTPVLVDTGDVRSDLLAGVRAMTASICHEDVELMAGLLVAMRSDPELADLLREQMILGKQDASRAWTRRCIERGELPPDADGDLFHEVAPAMVFMRLLVSQQPCDEAFTVRIVDDVLLPLLTRSTGHTSPATTRTSE
- a CDS encoding proline--tRNA ligase gives rise to the protein MITRMSTLFLRTLRQDPADAETPSHRLLVRAGYVRRVAPGIYAWLPLGRRVLANVERIVREEMDAIGAQEVGLPALLPRELYRDSGRDEDYGDLLFRLADRRDARYVLGPTHEELFTLLVKGEFSSYKDYPLALYQIQTKFRDEARPRAGILRGREFVMKDSYSFDLDDAGLRESYARHRGAYIRIFDRLGFDYRIVSAISGAMGGSASEEFLAPSDFGEDTFVRCTGCDYAANAEAAEVAVPAARDPQAHPAAAVLDTPDTPTIDTLVARLNALGLGRDFTAGDTLKNVVLKTRHATKPEWELLVVGVPGDREVDLKRLAAGLDPLEVAYAEPADLAAQPGLVPGYIGPQILRELGVRYLVDPLVAAGTAWVTGANRRDQHAADVVRDRDFIPDGEIGAATIRADDRCARCGGVLVVAQGIEIGHIFQLGRKYADVFSLDALGPDGAPIRITMGSYGIGVSRAVAALAEQRYDDRGLVWPRAVAPADVHVVVAGKNEQVAEAAERIAADLDHSGVRVIIDDRPVSAGVKFADAELLGVPTILVVGRGVADGTVELRDRGRGTSDDVPIAAVGEHIAAVMDAER